From Anopheles arabiensis isolate DONGOLA chromosome 3, AaraD3, whole genome shotgun sequence, a single genomic window includes:
- the LOC120902882 gene encoding uncharacterized protein LOC120902882, translating into MCCKCIFSCWEDFYWNCIEEKFCFDESLVNYDPDEDEHAAKNKNKNGYYGSPAGDSGENNNAPICRQPGVSSGLSIPRNMSMSSKIHEDDLRREIQTNVPMLAPEVMAIFANSQIFQSSAPPKQPTSKATSPASVKFAISDSGSPIEVTPVGASTAGNRTAGESEQSAAPALHQDGAEGRELSSDKLLQRLEGSSGNTLDERDSRIVVIPAIVEEDDGSDEGWHDSEVVLRPPRNFSELSLSKSIPSNKTISHLQADLPYFSIRPASENDIFTISSGGGGAGGAGGVGSGGGASGGAGGSTYNSISMTPEVPAISYSNLPKNYLETPVIEKYRESVSLYSIQTAGINRQSQTDDLSMPRYYGKSDLFVSGIDRANSRSADAVEMGRSDDGSGSLTFSSSSLAKGGGRSRNVERSKRLMNLRTALPPLNLGLVRGSSASNLRDRREDRESRERDKSEKRKEGLRV; encoded by the exons atgTGCTGCAAATG tATTTTTAGCTGCTGGGAAGACTTTTACTGGAATTGTATTGAGGAAAAATTCTGCTTCGACGAATCACTCG TTAACTACGATCCGGACGAGGATGAGCATGCGgccaagaacaagaacaaaaacggGTACTACGGCAGCCCGGCGGGCGACTCGGGCGAAAACAACAATGCACCAATCTGCCGGCAGCCGGGCGTTTCGTCCGGCTTAAGCATTCCTCGCAACATGTCGATGAG CTCAAAAATACACGAGGACGACCTGCGGCGTGAAATTCAAACCAACGTTCCAATGCTGGCACCGGAAGTGATGGCCATCTTTGCTAATTCGCAAATTTTCCAATCCAGCGCACCGCCGAAGCAGCCGACGTCCAAAGCGACCTCGCCGGCGTCGGTGAAGTTTGCCATTTCCGATTCCGGTTCACCGATCGAGGTGACGCCGGTGGGGGCGTCCACTGCGGGCAACCGTACCGCCGGCGAGAGCGAACAGTCGGCCGCGCCGGCACTGCACCAGGACGGTGCCGAAGGTCGGGAGCTCAGCTCCGACAAGCTTCTCCAGCGGCTCGAAG GTAGCAGCGGCAATACGCTCGACGAACGGGACAGCCGTATCGTCGTTATACCGGCCATCGTCGAGGAGGACGATGGTTCCGACGAGGGATGGCACGATTCGGAAGTTGTCCTGCGACCGCCCCGCAACTTCTCCGAGCTTAGCCTGTCGAAATCGATACCGAGCAACAAAACGATCAGCCATCTGCAGGCCGACCTGCCCTACTTTTCGATCCGTCCGGCCAGCGAAAACGACATCTTCACGATATCGTCCGGCGGGGGAGGTGCTGGCGGTGCTGGAGGTGtcggcagtggtggtggtgctagtggtggtgccggtggtAGCACGTACAACTCCATCAGCATGACCCCGGAGGTGCCGGCCATCTCGTACTCGAACCTGCCGAAGAACTACCTCGAGACGCCGGTGATCGAGAAGTACCGGGAGTCGGTCAGCCTGTACTCCATCCAGACGGCCGGCATCAATCGACAGTCGCAGACGGACGATCTGTCGATGCCACGGTACTACGGCAAGTCCGACCTGTTCGTGTCCGGCATCGATCGGGCGAACAGTCGCAGCGCTGATGCGGTGGAGATGGGCCGATCGGACGATGGCAGCGGTTCGCTTACGTTTAGCAGCAGCTCGCTGGCCAAGGGTGGTGGCCGGTCGCGCAATGTGGAGCGCAGCAAGCGGCTGATGAATCTGCGCACCGCTTTGCCACCGCTTAATTTGGGCCTGGTCCGCGGCAGCTCGGCATCGAATTTGCGCGATCGGCGCGAGGATCGGGAATCGCGCGAACGTGACAAATCGGAGAAGCGGAAGGAAGGGCTACGTGTTTAG